A genomic stretch from Mycobacterium cookii includes:
- a CDS encoding type I polyketide synthase, which produces MTIYEHHRVSADNDGTPEAPHGTHALVDRLTAGEAYAVAFGGQGGAWLETLEELVSSAGIESELATLVGEVDLLLEPVANELVVVRPIGFEPLRWVRALAAEDPVPSTKQLTSAAVSLPGVLLTQIAAIRTLSRQGMDLTKTPPVAVVGHSQGILAVEALKAAGARDIELLAMAQLIGAAGTLVARRRGISVLGDRSPMVSVTNADPERIYQLLEEFAQDVRTVLPPVLSIRNGRRSVVITGTPEQLSRFELYCQQISEKEEADRKNKVRGGDIFAPVFDVVQVEVGFHTPRLADSIDIVGDWAQQVGIDVALARAMAEAILVQPVDWVDEVIRVHEAGARWILDLGPGDILTRLTAPVIRGLGVGIVPAATRGGQRNLFTVGAVPEVARPWSSYAPSVVSLPDGRVKLSTKFTRLTGRSPILLAGMTPTTVDAKIVAAAANAGHWAELAGGGQVTEPIFDGRIKELAGLLEPGRTYQFNSLFLDPYLWKLQVGGKRLVQKARQSGAAIDGVVVSAGIPELEEAVELIEELNEIGIAHVVFKPGTVEQIRSVIRIATEVPTKPVIMHVEGGRAGGHHSWEDLDDLLLATYSELRSRPNITVCVGGGIGTPERAAEYLSGRWAQSYGFPLMPIDGILVGTAAMATLEATTSPSVKQMLVDIRGTDQWVGAGKAQGGMASGRSQLGADIHEIDNAASRCGRLLDEVAGDAEAVAARRDELIAAMAGTAKPYFGDVGEMTYLQWLQRYVELAIGEGNSTADTAAPGSLWLADTWRDRFQQMLQRAEARLDPLDSGPIDTLFDDSELLENPERAIAALRARYPDAETVQLHPADVPFFVTLCKTLGKPVNFVPVIDKDVRRWWRSDSLWQAHDARYDAEQVCIIPGTAAVAGITRLDEPVGELLDRFEQAAVDEVLSTGATPTAVTARRQHRSDVRGPLATVLDAPDVLWAGRAATNPVHRIADPAEWQVHHGGDESREPRATHGSTGARLQTDGDHVVLSVPIAGVWIDIRFSLPASTIDGGMPVVRTKDAIEAMRSVLAIAAGAEGPETLPRVHNGTATVNVHWDPERVADHTGVTAIFGEPLAPTLTTVPDALVGRCWPAVFAAIGSAVTGEGVPVVEGLLSLVHLDHAAHLIAALPKVPAELIVTATASVATDTEVGRVVPISVTVAAADRTVLATMEERFAIRGRTGAAELTDPPRAGGAVSENATDTPRRRRRDVTLTAPADMRPFAVVSGDHNPIHTDRSAALLAGLESPIVHGMWLSAAAQHVVTATDGQARPPARLIGWTARFLGMVQPGDEVDFRVDRVGIDQGAEVLEVAARIGSDLVMSATARLAAPKTVYAFPGQGIQHKGMGMEVRARSKAARKVWDDADKYTRETLGFSILHVVRDNPTTLIASGVHYQHPEGVLYLTQFTQVAMATVASAQVAEMREQGAFVEDAIACGHSVGEYTALACVSDIYGLEALLETVFQRGSNMHDIVPRDELGRSNYRLAAIRPSQIDLDDALVPEFVDEISRRTGEFLQIVNFNLRGSQYAIAGTVRGLEELEAEVERRREISGGKRSFILVPGIDVPFHSEVLRVGVAEFRRSLDRVMPRNKDPKVIIGRYIPNLVPRPFSLERDFIQEIRDLVPAEPLDDILENYDTWLAERPFDMARTVFIELLAWQFASPVRWIETQDLLFTEEAAGGLGVERFVEIGVKSAPTVAGLATNTLKLPEYAHSTVEVLNAERDAAVLFATDTDPEPEFELDENPESDAAEAVVSAEAAPAAPAPATAPSGAPRPDDITFDAADATLALIALSAKMRIDQIEELDSIESITDGASSRRNQLLVDLGSELNLGAIDGAAEADLTGLRAQVTKLARTYKPYGPVLSDAINDQLRTVLGPSGKRPAAIAERVTKTWELGEGWAKHVTVEVALGTREGTSVRGGAMGNLHEGALADSAAVDRVIDAAVAAVAARRGVAVALPSTGGGGGATVDAAALGEFTEQITGPDGVLASAARLVLGQLGLDSPVSAPPAASDAELIDLVTAELGSDWPRLVAPVFDGKKAVLFDDRWASAREDLVKLWLVDEDEANADWARLSERFEGAGHVVATQATWWQGRALAAGKQIHASLYGRIAAGAENPDNGRFSHEVAVVTGASKGSIAASVVGRLLDGGATVIATTSKLDDQRLAFYRNLYRDHARFGASLWVVAANMASYSDIDALAEWVGSEQNESLGPQSIHIKDAQTPTLLFPFAAPRVVGDLSEAGSRSEMEMKVLLWAVQRLIGGLSRIGAERDIASRLHVVLPGSPNRGMFGGDGAYGEAKSALDAVVTRWSAESSWAQRVSLAHALIGWTRGTGLMGHNDAIVSAVEEAGVTTYSTDEMAEMLLGLCGIESKAAAAIAPIKVDFTGGLGDVQLDMAELAAKAREEISSESAVDEDGPAEGTIAALPSPPRGFTPAPPPVWTDLDVDPSELVVIVGGAELGPYGSSRTRFEMEVDNELSAAGVLELAWTTGLIKWEDDPQPGWYDVESGDLVDEAELVERYHDVVVERVGIREFVDDGAIDPDHASPLLVSVFLDKDFTFVVSSEAEARAFVESDPEHTVVRPVPDSGDWQVTRKAGTEIRVPRKTKLSRTVGAQIPTGFDPQVYGISPDMANSIDRVALWNIVATVDAFLSSGFTPTEVMRYVHPSLVASTQGTGMGGMTSMQTMYHGNLLGRNKPNDILQEVLPNVVAAHVIQSYVGSYGAMIHPVGACATAAVSVEEGVDKIRLGKAELVVTGGFDDLTLEAIIGFGDMAATADTSMMRGRGISDAKFSRPNDRRRLGFLEAQGGGTILLARGDLAVKMGLPVLAVVGYAQSFADGVHTSIPAPGLGALGAGRGGKDSPLARSLAKLGVGADDIAVISKHDTSTLANDPNETELHERLADSLGRSDGAPLFVVSQKSLTGHAKGGAAVFQMMGLCQILRDGVIPPNRSLDCVDDELAGSAHFVWVRDTLRLGAKFPLKAGLVTSLGFGHVSGLVALVHPQAFLATLDDEQRAEYLRRADARLLAGQRRLASAIAGGRPMYERPADRRFDHEVSEKRQEAAMLLDADARLGDDDLYRV; this is translated from the coding sequence GTGACGATCTACGAGCACCACCGGGTGTCTGCTGACAACGACGGGACGCCCGAGGCTCCCCACGGCACCCACGCGCTCGTCGATCGTCTGACCGCCGGTGAGGCGTACGCCGTCGCCTTCGGCGGCCAGGGCGGTGCGTGGCTGGAGACGCTGGAAGAGCTGGTGTCCTCGGCCGGCATCGAGTCCGAGCTGGCGACGCTGGTCGGCGAGGTCGACCTGCTGCTCGAGCCCGTCGCGAACGAGCTCGTCGTCGTGCGGCCGATCGGCTTCGAGCCGCTGCGCTGGGTGCGCGCGCTGGCCGCGGAGGATCCGGTTCCGTCCACCAAGCAGCTGACCTCGGCCGCGGTGTCGCTGCCCGGCGTCCTGCTGACGCAGATCGCCGCAATCCGCACCCTGTCGCGCCAGGGCATGGACTTGACCAAGACCCCGCCGGTGGCCGTCGTCGGGCACTCGCAGGGCATCTTGGCCGTCGAGGCGCTGAAAGCGGCGGGAGCGCGCGATATCGAGCTGCTGGCCATGGCGCAGCTGATCGGCGCGGCGGGCACGCTGGTGGCTCGTCGGCGCGGGATCTCGGTGCTCGGCGACCGCTCGCCGATGGTGTCGGTCACCAACGCCGACCCCGAGCGCATCTACCAGCTGCTCGAGGAGTTCGCCCAAGACGTCCGGACGGTGCTGCCGCCCGTGCTGTCGATCCGCAACGGCCGGCGCTCGGTCGTCATCACCGGCACCCCCGAGCAGCTGTCCCGCTTCGAGTTGTACTGCCAACAGATCTCGGAGAAGGAAGAAGCCGACCGCAAGAACAAGGTCCGCGGCGGCGACATCTTCGCGCCGGTCTTCGACGTGGTCCAGGTCGAGGTCGGCTTCCACACACCCAGGCTCGCCGACAGCATCGACATCGTCGGTGACTGGGCGCAGCAGGTCGGCATCGACGTCGCGCTGGCCCGCGCGATGGCCGAGGCCATCCTGGTTCAGCCGGTCGACTGGGTCGACGAGGTGATCCGGGTTCACGAGGCCGGCGCGCGCTGGATTCTCGACCTCGGACCCGGCGACATCCTGACCCGGTTGACCGCGCCGGTCATCCGCGGGCTCGGCGTCGGCATCGTGCCCGCGGCCACCCGCGGCGGTCAGCGCAACCTGTTCACCGTCGGCGCCGTCCCCGAGGTGGCCCGACCGTGGTCCAGCTACGCCCCGTCGGTGGTCAGCCTGCCCGACGGGCGGGTCAAATTGTCGACGAAGTTCACCCGCCTGACCGGACGGTCACCGATTCTGCTGGCGGGCATGACGCCGACGACGGTCGACGCCAAGATCGTCGCGGCCGCGGCCAACGCCGGGCACTGGGCCGAGCTGGCAGGCGGCGGGCAGGTCACCGAGCCGATCTTCGACGGTCGTATCAAGGAGCTCGCCGGGTTGCTCGAGCCCGGCCGCACCTACCAATTCAATTCGCTGTTCCTCGACCCGTACCTGTGGAAGCTGCAGGTCGGCGGAAAGCGGTTGGTGCAGAAAGCCCGCCAGTCCGGTGCGGCGATCGACGGCGTGGTCGTCAGCGCAGGCATACCCGAGCTGGAAGAGGCCGTCGAGCTGATCGAGGAGCTCAACGAGATCGGCATCGCCCACGTGGTGTTCAAGCCGGGCACCGTCGAGCAGATCCGTTCGGTGATCCGCATCGCCACCGAAGTGCCCACCAAGCCGGTCATCATGCACGTCGAGGGTGGTCGCGCCGGCGGTCACCACTCGTGGGAAGACCTGGACGATCTCCTGCTGGCCACCTATTCCGAACTGCGGTCGCGGCCTAACATCACCGTCTGCGTCGGCGGCGGTATCGGCACGCCCGAGCGGGCCGCCGAATACCTGTCCGGACGCTGGGCGCAGTCCTATGGCTTCCCGCTGATGCCGATCGACGGCATCCTGGTCGGCACCGCGGCGATGGCCACACTGGAGGCCACGACGTCGCCGTCGGTCAAGCAGATGCTGGTCGACATCCGGGGCACAGATCAGTGGGTCGGCGCCGGAAAAGCGCAGGGCGGCATGGCTTCCGGCCGTAGTCAGCTCGGCGCCGACATTCACGAGATCGACAACGCCGCCTCGCGCTGTGGCCGGCTGCTCGACGAGGTCGCCGGAGACGCCGAGGCCGTCGCCGCGCGCCGCGACGAGCTGATCGCCGCGATGGCCGGTACCGCGAAGCCGTACTTCGGCGACGTCGGCGAGATGACCTACCTGCAGTGGCTGCAGCGCTACGTCGAGCTGGCGATCGGGGAGGGCAACTCCACCGCCGACACCGCCGCGCCGGGCAGCCTCTGGCTGGCCGACACCTGGCGCGACCGGTTTCAGCAGATGCTGCAGCGCGCCGAGGCGCGGCTGGACCCGCTGGACTCGGGGCCGATCGACACCCTGTTCGACGATTCCGAATTGCTGGAGAACCCCGAACGGGCCATCGCGGCGCTACGTGCCCGCTACCCCGATGCCGAAACCGTGCAGCTGCATCCGGCGGACGTCCCCTTCTTCGTCACGCTGTGCAAGACGCTGGGTAAGCCGGTCAACTTCGTGCCGGTCATCGACAAGGATGTACGCCGTTGGTGGCGAAGCGATTCGCTGTGGCAGGCCCACGACGCCCGCTACGACGCCGAGCAGGTGTGCATCATCCCCGGCACCGCGGCGGTCGCCGGCATCACCCGGCTCGACGAGCCGGTCGGCGAATTGCTGGACCGCTTTGAGCAGGCCGCGGTCGACGAGGTGCTCTCGACCGGCGCGACACCGACCGCGGTCACCGCACGACGACAGCACCGCAGCGATGTGCGCGGGCCGCTGGCCACCGTGCTCGACGCGCCAGATGTGTTGTGGGCCGGCCGCGCCGCCACCAACCCGGTGCACCGCATCGCCGATCCCGCCGAATGGCAGGTGCATCACGGCGGTGACGAATCCCGCGAGCCGCGAGCCACGCACGGGTCCACCGGCGCGCGTCTGCAGACGGACGGCGACCACGTCGTGCTGAGTGTGCCGATCGCCGGCGTCTGGATCGACATCCGATTCAGCTTGCCCGCCAGCACGATTGACGGTGGGATGCCGGTGGTCCGCACCAAGGACGCGATCGAGGCGATGCGCTCGGTGCTTGCGATCGCCGCCGGAGCCGAGGGCCCGGAGACGTTGCCGCGGGTGCACAACGGGACCGCGACCGTGAACGTGCACTGGGACCCCGAGCGGGTCGCAGACCACACCGGCGTCACCGCCATCTTCGGCGAGCCGCTGGCGCCGACGCTGACCACCGTGCCCGACGCTCTCGTCGGCCGTTGCTGGCCGGCCGTCTTCGCGGCCATCGGTTCCGCGGTCACCGGCGAAGGCGTGCCCGTCGTGGAAGGCCTGCTGAGCCTGGTGCACTTGGACCACGCCGCTCACCTGATCGCCGCGCTGCCCAAGGTTCCGGCCGAATTGATCGTCACCGCAACGGCTTCGGTGGCCACCGACACCGAGGTCGGCCGCGTCGTCCCGATCTCGGTAACGGTCGCCGCGGCGGACCGGACCGTGCTCGCCACCATGGAGGAGCGGTTCGCGATTCGTGGTCGCACCGGCGCGGCCGAACTCACCGACCCGCCGCGGGCCGGCGGCGCGGTCTCGGAGAACGCCACCGACACCCCTCGACGTCGCCGACGTGACGTCACGTTGACCGCACCGGCCGACATGCGGCCGTTCGCCGTGGTGTCCGGCGACCACAACCCGATCCACACCGACCGGTCTGCCGCGTTGCTGGCCGGCCTGGAATCTCCAATCGTGCACGGGATGTGGCTGTCGGCCGCGGCGCAACACGTTGTCACCGCCACCGACGGCCAGGCCCGCCCGCCGGCCCGGCTGATCGGCTGGACGGCCCGCTTCCTGGGCATGGTTCAACCCGGAGACGAGGTGGACTTCCGGGTCGACCGGGTCGGAATCGATCAGGGCGCAGAGGTTTTGGAGGTAGCCGCGCGGATCGGTTCGGATCTGGTGATGTCGGCGACGGCGCGCCTTGCCGCGCCCAAGACGGTCTACGCGTTCCCGGGTCAGGGCATCCAGCACAAGGGCATGGGCATGGAGGTCCGGGCCCGTTCCAAGGCCGCCCGCAAAGTCTGGGACGACGCCGACAAGTACACCCGCGAAACGCTGGGCTTCTCGATTCTGCATGTGGTGCGGGACAACCCGACCACGCTGATCGCCAGCGGCGTGCACTACCAGCACCCCGAAGGCGTGCTGTACCTGACCCAGTTCACCCAGGTCGCGATGGCGACGGTGGCCAGCGCGCAGGTCGCCGAGATGCGCGAGCAGGGCGCGTTTGTGGAAGACGCCATCGCGTGCGGCCACTCCGTCGGCGAGTACACCGCGCTGGCCTGCGTGAGCGACATCTACGGCCTGGAAGCGTTGCTGGAGACGGTGTTCCAGCGCGGCTCCAACATGCACGACATCGTGCCGCGAGACGAGCTGGGCCGGTCCAACTACCGGCTGGCCGCGATCCGCCCGTCGCAGATCGACCTCGACGACGCCTTGGTGCCGGAGTTCGTCGACGAGATCTCGCGGCGCACCGGTGAGTTCCTGCAGATCGTGAACTTCAACCTGCGTGGCTCGCAGTACGCGATCGCCGGCACGGTACGGGGTCTCGAGGAGCTCGAGGCCGAGGTGGAGCGGCGTCGCGAAATCTCCGGCGGCAAGCGGTCGTTCATCCTGGTTCCGGGTATCGACGTGCCGTTCCACTCGGAGGTGCTGCGGGTCGGCGTCGCCGAGTTCCGCCGCTCGCTGGACCGGGTCATGCCGCGCAACAAAGACCCCAAGGTGATCATCGGGCGTTACATCCCGAACCTGGTCCCGCGGCCGTTCAGCCTGGAGCGTGACTTCATCCAGGAGATCCGCGATCTGGTGCCGGCCGAGCCGCTCGACGACATCCTGGAGAACTACGACACCTGGCTTGCCGAGCGGCCGTTCGACATGGCCCGCACGGTGTTCATCGAGCTGCTCGCCTGGCAGTTCGCCAGCCCGGTGCGCTGGATCGAAACCCAGGACCTGCTGTTCACCGAGGAGGCCGCGGGCGGTCTGGGTGTGGAGCGGTTCGTCGAGATCGGCGTGAAATCGGCGCCGACCGTCGCCGGCCTGGCCACCAACACCCTCAAACTGCCCGAATATGCCCACAGCACAGTCGAAGTGCTCAACGCCGAGCGCGACGCCGCCGTGCTGTTCGCCACCGACACCGACCCCGAGCCTGAGTTCGAGCTCGACGAGAACCCGGAGTCCGACGCTGCCGAGGCGGTCGTCAGTGCGGAGGCCGCGCCGGCCGCTCCGGCCCCCGCGACCGCTCCGTCAGGGGCCCCGAGGCCGGACGACATCACGTTCGACGCCGCCGACGCCACGCTGGCGCTGATCGCGCTGTCGGCCAAGATGCGGATCGACCAGATCGAGGAGCTGGACTCCATCGAGTCGATCACCGACGGCGCGTCATCGCGGCGAAACCAGTTGCTGGTCGACCTGGGTTCCGAGCTGAACCTGGGCGCCATCGACGGCGCCGCCGAGGCCGACCTGACCGGGCTCCGGGCGCAGGTCACCAAACTCGCGCGCACCTACAAGCCCTACGGCCCAGTGCTTTCCGACGCGATCAACGACCAGCTGCGCACCGTGCTCGGACCGTCGGGCAAGCGGCCCGCGGCGATCGCCGAGCGAGTGACGAAGACGTGGGAACTCGGCGAAGGCTGGGCCAAGCACGTCACCGTCGAGGTCGCGCTCGGCACCCGCGAGGGCACCAGCGTTCGTGGCGGTGCGATGGGCAACCTGCACGAGGGCGCCCTGGCTGACTCCGCCGCCGTCGACCGCGTCATCGACGCCGCGGTGGCGGCGGTGGCCGCCCGCCGCGGCGTGGCGGTGGCGCTGCCGTCCACCGGCGGCGGTGGCGGTGCGACCGTCGATGCGGCCGCGCTCGGTGAGTTCACCGAGCAGATCACCGGCCCAGACGGCGTGCTGGCTTCGGCGGCCCGCCTGGTCCTGGGCCAGCTCGGATTGGACAGCCCGGTCAGCGCGCCGCCGGCCGCCTCCGATGCCGAGCTGATCGACCTGGTCACAGCCGAACTCGGGTCGGACTGGCCCCGACTGGTCGCCCCGGTGTTCGACGGCAAGAAGGCCGTGCTGTTCGACGACCGCTGGGCCAGTGCCCGCGAAGACCTGGTCAAGCTCTGGCTGGTCGACGAAGACGAGGCCAACGCCGACTGGGCGCGACTGTCCGAGCGGTTCGAGGGTGCCGGCCACGTGGTGGCGACCCAGGCGACCTGGTGGCAGGGCCGAGCCTTGGCTGCCGGCAAGCAGATTCACGCGTCGCTGTACGGCCGGATCGCTGCCGGCGCGGAGAACCCGGACAACGGCCGGTTCAGCCACGAGGTCGCGGTGGTGACGGGTGCGTCGAAGGGTTCGATCGCCGCATCGGTGGTAGGTCGACTGCTCGACGGTGGTGCCACCGTCATCGCGACGACGTCCAAGCTCGACGACCAACGACTGGCCTTCTACCGCAACCTGTACCGCGACCACGCCCGCTTCGGTGCGTCGCTCTGGGTGGTGGCGGCCAACATGGCGTCCTACTCCGACATCGACGCGCTCGCCGAGTGGGTCGGCAGCGAGCAGAACGAAAGCCTTGGGCCGCAATCGATTCACATCAAGGACGCGCAAACTCCCACGCTGCTGTTCCCGTTCGCGGCGCCGCGGGTGGTCGGCGACCTGTCCGAGGCCGGTTCACGCTCGGAGATGGAAATGAAGGTGTTGCTCTGGGCGGTGCAGCGGCTGATCGGCGGCCTGTCCCGGATCGGCGCCGAACGCGACATCGCGTCACGGCTGCACGTGGTGCTGCCCGGCTCACCCAACCGCGGAATGTTCGGCGGCGACGGCGCATACGGTGAAGCCAAGTCGGCGCTGGACGCGGTCGTGACCCGCTGGAGTGCCGAGTCGTCGTGGGCGCAGCGCGTCAGCCTGGCCCACGCTTTGATCGGCTGGACCCGCGGCACCGGGCTGATGGGCCACAACGACGCGATCGTCAGCGCCGTCGAAGAAGCCGGTGTGACAACGTATTCCACCGACGAGATGGCCGAGATGCTGCTCGGGCTCTGCGGCATCGAATCGAAGGCCGCCGCGGCCATCGCGCCGATCAAGGTGGACTTCACCGGCGGCCTCGGCGACGTCCAGCTCGACATGGCCGAGTTGGCCGCCAAGGCCCGTGAGGAGATCTCCTCCGAGTCCGCGGTCGACGAGGACGGCCCGGCCGAGGGGACGATCGCCGCGTTGCCGTCGCCGCCGCGTGGTTTCACCCCGGCCCCGCCGCCGGTGTGGACTGACCTCGACGTGGACCCGTCCGAGTTGGTGGTCATCGTCGGCGGTGCCGAACTCGGCCCCTACGGTTCGTCGCGGACCCGCTTCGAGATGGAGGTCGACAACGAACTGTCGGCGGCCGGTGTGCTCGAGCTGGCCTGGACCACCGGGCTGATCAAGTGGGAGGACGACCCCCAACCCGGTTGGTACGACGTCGAATCCGGCGATCTGGTCGACGAGGCCGAGCTGGTCGAGCGCTACCACGACGTTGTCGTCGAACGCGTCGGCATCCGTGAGTTCGTCGACGACGGTGCGATCGACCCCGACCACGCTTCGCCGTTGCTGGTGAGCGTGTTCCTGGACAAGGACTTCACGTTCGTCGTCTCCTCGGAGGCCGAAGCCCGCGCGTTCGTGGAGTCCGACCCCGAGCACACCGTGGTGCGGCCGGTCCCCGATTCCGGCGACTGGCAGGTAACCCGCAAGGCGGGCACCGAGATTCGCGTGCCGCGCAAGACCAAGCTGTCGCGGACCGTCGGCGCCCAGATTCCGACCGGGTTCGACCCGCAGGTCTACGGCATCAGCCCGGACATGGCCAACTCGATCGACCGGGTGGCGCTGTGGAACATCGTCGCGACCGTAGACGCCTTCCTGTCGTCGGGTTTCACGCCGACCGAGGTGATGCGTTACGTGCATCCGAGCCTGGTGGCCAGCACGCAGGGCACCGGCATGGGCGGCATGACGTCGATGCAGACGATGTATCACGGCAACCTGCTCGGCCGGAACAAGCCCAACGACATCCTGCAGGAAGTTCTGCCGAATGTCGTTGCCGCACACGTGATCCAGAGCTATGTCGGTAGCTACGGCGCGATGATCCACCCCGTCGGCGCGTGCGCCACGGCGGCGGTGTCGGTCGAGGAGGGCGTCGACAAGATCCGTCTCGGCAAGGCCGAGTTGGTGGTGACGGGCGGCTTCGACGACCTGACGCTGGAGGCCATCATCGGCTTCGGCGACATGGCCGCGACGGCCGACACCTCGATGATGCGCGGCAGGGGCATCAGCGACGCGAAGTTCTCCCGGCCCAACGACCGCCGCCGGCTCGGCTTCCTGGAAGCTCAGGGCGGTGGGACGATCCTGCTGGCCCGTGGGGATCTCGCGGTCAAGATGGGTCTGCCGGTGCTCGCCGTGGTGGGCTACGCGCAGTCCTTCGCCGATGGCGTGCACACGTCGATCCCGGCTCCGGGGTTGGGTGCGTTGGGCGCCGGGCGCGGGGGCAAGGACTCGCCGCTGGCCCGGTCGCTGGCCAAGCTGGGTGTCGGCGCCGACGACATCGCGGTGATCTCCAAGCACGACACCTCGACGTTGGCCAACGACCCCAACGAGACCGAACTGCATGAGCGGCTGGCAGATTCGCTCGGCAGGTCGGACGGCGCGCCGCTGTTCGTCGTCTCGCAAAAGAGCCTCACCGGGCACGCCAAGGGCGGCGCTGCGGTCTTCCAGATGATGGGGTTGTGCCAGATCCTGCGCGACGGCGTGATCCCGCCCAACCGCAGCCTGGACTGCGTCGACGACGAACTCGCCGGCTCGGCGCACTTCGTCTGGGTCCGTGACACGCTGCGGCTCGGCGCGAAGTTCCCGCTCAAGGCGGGGCTGGTGACCAGCCTCGGGTTCGGCCACGTGTCCGGGCTGGTCGCGCTGGTGCACCCGCAGGCCTTCCTGGCCACGCTGGACGACGAGCAGCGCGCCGAATACCTGCGGCGGGCAGACGCCCGCCTGCTGGCCGGACAACGGCGACTGGCCTCGGCGATCGCCGGGGGTCGGCCGATGTACGAGCGGCCGGCGGACCGTCGTTTCGACCACGAGGTGTCCGAGAAGCGCCAGGAGGCGGCGATGTTGCTCGACGCGGATGCACGGTTGGGCGACGACGACTTGTACCGCGTTTGA
- a CDS encoding low temperature requirement protein A, with the protein MSGRDPHEPHRAATPLELLFDLTFVIAFGVAASQFAHMLATGHVGGGLAGFSFATFAVSWAWINFSWFASAYDTDDWVYRVTTMLQMVGVLVLALGIPQVFASIADGAHVDSRALVAGYVVMRIAMVIQWLRAARQDPDRRAACLTYAVTITVAQLGWVAIAIVNTSLGITFALFAVMIGLEVTGPLLAEKRMGGTPWHAHHIAERNGLLTIIALGEGVVGTVASLSAVVAEQGWSTDAVLVAVAGTGLTFGMWWVYFVMPAADLLHAHRDRSFGYGYLHIAVFGSIVATGAGLHAAADSIEHRSALSSVATVLAVAVPVGAYVGAVFGTYLLLTHAWDGFYGSVVLMALAVLGGAVALAAAGVSTPLCLLVVTAAPAAAVCGFELSGHRRTAETLAEELDRRP; encoded by the coding sequence ATGTCCGGCCGCGACCCGCACGAGCCGCATCGGGCGGCGACGCCGCTGGAGTTGCTGTTCGACCTGACTTTCGTCATCGCCTTCGGCGTCGCCGCGTCCCAATTCGCGCACATGCTGGCAACGGGTCATGTCGGTGGCGGATTGGCCGGCTTCAGCTTCGCCACGTTCGCGGTGTCCTGGGCGTGGATCAATTTCAGCTGGTTCGCGTCGGCCTACGACACCGACGACTGGGTCTACCGCGTGACGACGATGCTGCAGATGGTCGGCGTTCTGGTGCTCGCACTGGGGATTCCGCAGGTGTTCGCCTCGATCGCCGATGGCGCGCACGTGGACAGCCGGGCCCTGGTCGCCGGCTACGTGGTGATGCGGATCGCGATGGTGATCCAGTGGCTGCGTGCCGCCAGGCAAGACCCGGACCGAAGGGCCGCCTGCCTGACCTACGCCGTGACCATCACCGTCGCTCAGCTCGGTTGGGTGGCGATCGCGATCGTCAACACGTCGCTGGGTATCACCTTTGCCCTTTTCGCTGTGATGATCGGACTTGAGGTGACGGGCCCACTGCTTGCCGAGAAGCGGATGGGTGGAACGCCGTGGCATGCGCACCACATCGCCGAGCGCAATGGGCTGCTGACGATCATCGCGCTCGGCGAAGGCGTGGTGGGCACGGTCGCGTCGCTGTCGGCGGTGGTCGCCGAACAGGGCTGGTCGACCGACGCCGTACTGGTGGCGGTCGCCGGAACCGGTCTGACCTTCGGCATGTGGTGGGTTTATTTCGTGATGCCGGCCGCCGACCTGCTGCACGCGCATCGCGATCGCTCGTTCGGCTACGGCTACCTGCACATCGCGGTGTTCGGTTCGATTGTCGCGACCGGCGCCGGCCTGCATGCGGCCGCGGACTCCATCGAGCACCGGTCCGCGCTGAGTTCGGTGGCCACGGTCCTCGCGGTGGCGGTGCCGGTCGGCGCCTACGTCGGAGCCGTCTTCGGTACCTACTTGTTGCTGACCCATGCCTGGGACGGGTTCTACGGATCGGTCGTGCTGATGGCGCTGGCGGTGCTGGGCGGCGCGGTGGCCCTCGCGGCTGCCGGCGTGTCGACTCCGCTCTGCCTGCTGGTCGTGACGGCAGCACCTGCGGCGGCCGTCTGCGGCTTCGAGCTCTCCGGCCACCGGCGCACAGCCGAAACACTGGCCGAGGAATTGGACCGGCGGCCCTGA